One genomic region from Yersinia canariae encodes:
- the aceF gene encoding pyruvate dehydrogenase complex dihydrolipoyllysine-residue acetyltransferase, with product MAIEINVPDIGADEVEVTEIMVKVGDTVEAEQSLITVEGDKASMEVPSPQAGVVKEIKIAVGDTVATGKLMMIFEATGAAAAPAKAEEQAAAPAPAAAPAGPAASAAKNVEVPDIGDDEVEVTEVMVKVGDKVEAEQSLITVEGDKASMEVPAPFAGIVKEIKISTGDKVKTGSLIMVFEVEGAAPAAASAPAPQAAAPAAPTPASAPAAKAESKGEFAENDAYVHATPVIRRLAREFGVNLAKVKGTGRKGRILREDVQAYVKEAVKRAEAAPAATGGGLPGMLPWPKVDFSKFGEIEEVELGRIQKISGANLSRNWVMIPHVTQFDEADITEVEVFRKQQNIEAEKKKQDLKITPLVFLMKAAAKALEEFPRFNSSISEDGQKLTLKKYINIGVAVDTPNGLVVPVFRDVNKKGIVELSRELSVISKKARDGKLTASDMQGGCFTISSLGGIGGTAFTPIVNAPEVAILGVSKSSMKPVWNGKEFAPRLMLPLSLSFDHRVIDGAAGARFAAYIATIMADIRRLVM from the coding sequence ATGGCTATTGAAATTAACGTACCAGACATCGGTGCAGATGAAGTGGAAGTCACCGAAATTATGGTGAAAGTTGGCGATACCGTTGAAGCGGAGCAATCGCTTATCACCGTCGAGGGTGATAAAGCTTCCATGGAAGTCCCTTCACCGCAGGCGGGTGTAGTTAAAGAAATCAAAATTGCCGTTGGCGACACTGTTGCTACCGGTAAGCTGATGATGATCTTCGAAGCAACAGGTGCCGCTGCGGCACCGGCAAAAGCGGAAGAGCAAGCGGCTGCACCAGCACCGGCAGCAGCGCCTGCTGGGCCAGCGGCATCAGCAGCTAAAAACGTTGAAGTGCCAGACATCGGTGACGACGAAGTTGAAGTCACTGAAGTGATGGTGAAAGTTGGCGATAAAGTTGAAGCTGAACAATCATTGATCACTGTTGAAGGTGACAAGGCTTCCATGGAAGTTCCTGCTCCTTTCGCGGGTATCGTGAAAGAGATCAAAATCAGCACTGGCGACAAAGTGAAAACCGGTTCCCTGATCATGGTGTTTGAAGTCGAAGGCGCAGCACCTGCGGCCGCTTCGGCTCCAGCTCCACAAGCAGCAGCGCCAGCAGCACCAACTCCAGCTTCGGCTCCAGCGGCGAAAGCAGAGAGCAAAGGCGAGTTCGCTGAGAATGATGCCTACGTGCATGCAACGCCAGTTATCCGTCGTTTGGCTCGTGAATTTGGTGTGAATCTGGCGAAAGTGAAAGGTACGGGTCGTAAAGGCCGTATCCTGCGCGAAGACGTTCAGGCTTATGTGAAAGAAGCTGTTAAACGTGCTGAAGCGGCACCTGCTGCTACCGGTGGCGGTTTGCCAGGTATGCTGCCTTGGCCGAAAGTTGATTTCAGCAAGTTCGGCGAAATCGAAGAAGTGGAATTGGGCCGTATCCAGAAAATCTCTGGTGCTAACCTGAGCCGCAACTGGGTCATGATCCCACATGTGACACAATTCGATGAAGCGGATATCACTGAAGTTGAAGTATTCCGCAAGCAACAAAACATCGAAGCTGAGAAGAAAAAACAAGATCTGAAAATCACTCCGCTGGTGTTCCTGATGAAAGCAGCTGCCAAGGCGTTGGAAGAGTTCCCGCGCTTCAACAGCTCAATTTCTGAAGATGGTCAGAAACTGACACTGAAGAAATACATCAATATCGGTGTGGCGGTTGATACCCCTAACGGTTTGGTTGTTCCGGTATTCCGTGATGTAAACAAAAAAGGTATTGTCGAGTTGTCTCGCGAGCTGTCTGTGATTTCCAAGAAAGCGCGTGATGGCAAATTGACGGCATCTGATATGCAAGGCGGTTGTTTCACTATTTCCAGCCTGGGCGGCATCGGCGGGACGGCGTTTACGCCAATCGTTAATGCGCCAGAAGTAGCCATTCTGGGTGTGTCAAAATCATCCATGAAACCAGTCTGGAATGGTAAAGAGTTTGCTCCGCGTCTGATGTTGCCTCTGTCCCTGTCCTTCGACCATCGTGTGATCGACGGTGCGGCAGGTGCTCGCTTCGCAGCGTATATCGCCACCATTATGGCCGATATTCGCCGTTTGGTGATGTAA
- a CDS encoding ADP-ribosyltransferase, protein MKIALTLLILIYTVISIKIAHSRPVEPKYQSNKESFSQYQARHCRWENGLACREVPENQGKTPPATSEEIALDIGLGILTGGPTPQPRGFKFSIGKLPIKPTTKVPPSPKLGATTERTLLLPAAAKPKAKGVIKRINGRVGYLLGDPNAPALGEEPPIKRARVDNSESTSSSANESDSSSIKESDMEESDNQVSETSKFTIIHRRGPIQESEVATAIEEMESIYGNEFWLDTQLDINDEISEYNKLTTHDKISFQDYFALRDYTEDSYVRINDAMRSNNISPKLKIEIEQLTNALKRHSDVSISFKNKSFKYLSSDDTDIVYRGEIRSRVEFETEIVEEEIYSNETFFSTTSDEEYITNFNTEDLDNGEVNVRYTIHYPRGLTYSTDVSALLDNTEGTRIFLPHSFFLITEINIIDNETIEVEMRALRGLGSKFIPPPIQIN, encoded by the coding sequence ATGAAAATAGCCCTCACTCTATTAATTTTAATTTATACTGTCATATCCATTAAAATAGCACATTCTCGCCCAGTAGAACCTAAATACCAATCTAATAAAGAGAGTTTTAGTCAATATCAAGCCAGACATTGCCGATGGGAGAATGGCCTGGCGTGTAGAGAAGTTCCGGAAAATCAGGGGAAAACACCCCCAGCGACAAGTGAAGAAATTGCACTGGATATTGGTCTCGGTATATTAACCGGGGGGCCGACTCCACAACCGAGAGGATTTAAATTTTCTATAGGGAAGTTACCTATTAAGCCAACAACAAAAGTACCCCCATCCCCCAAACTAGGAGCCACTACAGAGCGGACACTATTATTACCGGCGGCAGCAAAACCGAAAGCCAAAGGGGTAATAAAAAGAATAAACGGCAGAGTTGGCTATCTTTTAGGTGACCCAAATGCCCCCGCGTTAGGTGAGGAACCTCCAATTAAACGGGCAAGAGTAGACAACTCAGAATCAACGTCATCCAGCGCCAACGAGTCTGACTCATCCAGTATTAAAGAGTCCGATATGGAGGAAAGTGATAATCAAGTATCCGAAACCAGCAAGTTCACCATAATACACCGTAGAGGCCCCATACAAGAAAGTGAAGTAGCAACAGCTATTGAGGAAATGGAAAGTATCTACGGTAATGAGTTTTGGCTTGATACTCAGCTAGATATAAATGACGAAATTAGCGAATATAATAAATTAACTACGCATGACAAAATCAGTTTCCAAGATTACTTTGCGTTGAGAGATTATACCGAGGACAGTTATGTTAGAATTAATGATGCCATGCGTAGCAATAACATTAGCCCAAAACTTAAAATTGAAATCGAACAATTAACCAATGCACTAAAACGTCATTCAGATGTGAGTATTTCATTTAAAAACAAATCATTCAAATATTTAAGTTCAGATGATACTGATATTGTTTATCGCGGTGAAATCAGAAGCAGAGTGGAATTTGAGACCGAAATAGTCGAAGAAGAAATTTACAGCAATGAGACTTTTTTTAGCACAACGTCAGACGAAGAATATATCACAAACTTTAATACTGAAGATCTCGATAACGGAGAAGTCAATGTAAGATATACCATTCATTATCCCAGAGGATTAACATACAGCACTGATGTCTCAGCCCTACTAGATAATACCGAAGGCACCAGAATATTTCTTCCTCATAGCTTTTTTCTGATTACTGAAATCAATATCATTGACAATGAAACAATTGAAGTAGAAATGCGAGCCCTCAGAGGGCTAGGATCAAAATTCATTCCCCCGCCGATCCAAATTAATTAA
- the aceE gene encoding pyruvate dehydrogenase (acetyl-transferring), homodimeric type has translation MSERLNNDVDPIETRDWLQAIESVIREEGVERAQYLIDQVLGEARKGGVSVAAGSASRDYINTIAVEDEPAYPGNLDLERRIRSAIRWNAVMTVLRASKKDLDLGGHMASFQSSATFYEVCFNHFFRARNPKDGGDLVYFQGHISPGVYARAFLEGRLTQEQMDNFRQEVHGKGLSSYPHPKLMPEFWQFPTVSMGLGPISAIYQAKFLKYLSHRGLKDTSAQTVYAFLGDGEMDEPESKGAITIATREKLDNLVFVINCNLQRLDGPVTGNGKIINELEGIFSGAGWQVLKVIWGSRWDELLRKDTSGKLIQLMNETLDGDYQTFKSKDGAYVREHFFGRFPETAALVKDMSDDEIWSLNRGGHDPKKVFAALKKAQETTGKPTVILAHTIKGYGMGETAEGKNIAHQVKKMNMEGVHHFRDRFNVPVADADIEKLPYITFEKDSEEYKYLHERRQALEGYVPTRMPKFTEKLEIPALSDFSSLLEEQNKEISTTIAFVRVLNVMLKNKSIKDRIVPIIADEARTFGMEGLFRQIGIYSPNGQQYTPQDREQVAYYKEDEKGQILQEGINELGAASSWLAAATSYSTNDLPMIPFYIYYSMFGFQRIGDLCWAAGDQQARGFLVGGTSGRTTLNGEGLQHEDGHSHIQSLTIPNCISYDPAYAYEVAVIMHDGLERMYGDAQENVYYYLTTLNENYHMPAMPQGAEEGIRKGIYKLETVAGSKGKVQLMSSGAILRHVREAAQILANDYGVGSDVYSVTSFTELARDGQDCERWNMLHPTETPRVPYVAQVMNDAPAVASTDYMKLFAEQIRNFIPASEFRVLGTDGFGRSDSRENLRHHFEVDSSYVVVAALGELAKRGDIDTSVVAQAITKFGIDADKVNPRLA, from the coding sequence ATGTCAGAACGTTTAAATAATGACGTGGATCCGATCGAAACCCGCGACTGGCTACAGGCGATCGAATCGGTCATCCGTGAAGAGGGTGTTGAGCGTGCTCAGTATCTGATTGATCAGGTTTTGGGCGAAGCCCGTAAAGGTGGTGTGAGTGTTGCAGCTGGTTCAGCCAGCCGTGATTACATCAACACTATCGCAGTAGAAGACGAACCCGCTTACCCTGGCAACCTGGATCTGGAACGTCGTATTCGTTCAGCAATCCGTTGGAATGCCGTGATGACCGTGTTGCGTGCATCGAAGAAAGATCTGGATTTGGGCGGCCACATGGCATCCTTCCAATCTTCCGCTACCTTCTACGAGGTTTGCTTCAACCACTTCTTCCGTGCTCGTAATCCAAAAGACGGCGGCGATCTGGTTTACTTCCAGGGCCACATCTCTCCGGGCGTTTACGCACGTGCCTTCCTTGAAGGCCGCCTGACTCAAGAGCAAATGGATAACTTCCGTCAGGAAGTTCACGGTAAGGGTCTGTCTTCTTACCCGCATCCGAAACTGATGCCTGAGTTCTGGCAGTTCCCAACTGTATCTATGGGCCTTGGCCCAATCAGTGCTATTTATCAGGCCAAGTTCCTGAAATACCTGTCTCACCGTGGTCTGAAAGACACTTCAGCACAGACCGTATACGCCTTCCTGGGCGATGGCGAGATGGATGAGCCAGAATCTAAAGGTGCGATCACCATCGCGACCCGTGAAAAACTGGATAATCTGGTCTTTGTTATCAACTGTAACTTGCAGCGCCTTGATGGCCCGGTTACTGGTAACGGCAAAATCATTAATGAGCTGGAAGGTATCTTCAGTGGTGCTGGCTGGCAGGTTCTGAAAGTTATCTGGGGTAGTCGTTGGGATGAACTGCTGCGTAAAGATACCAGCGGTAAACTGATCCAATTGATGAATGAAACTCTGGATGGCGACTACCAGACCTTCAAATCTAAAGATGGCGCTTATGTGCGCGAACATTTCTTCGGCCGTTTCCCAGAAACTGCTGCATTAGTGAAAGACATGAGCGACGACGAGATCTGGTCTCTGAACCGTGGCGGTCATGATCCGAAGAAAGTCTTTGCGGCACTGAAAAAAGCACAAGAAACCACTGGCAAACCAACTGTTATCCTGGCCCACACCATTAAAGGTTACGGCATGGGCGAAACAGCTGAAGGTAAAAACATTGCCCACCAGGTGAAGAAAATGAACATGGAAGGTGTTCACCACTTCCGCGATCGCTTCAATGTGCCGGTGGCTGATGCCGATATCGAAAAACTGCCATACATTACCTTCGAGAAAGATTCCGAAGAGTATAAATATCTGCATGAACGTCGTCAGGCGCTGGAAGGTTATGTACCAACCCGTATGCCTAAGTTCACTGAAAAGCTGGAAATCCCAGCATTGTCAGATTTCAGCTCCTTGCTGGAAGAGCAGAATAAAGAAATTTCTACCACTATCGCATTCGTGCGTGTGCTGAACGTGATGTTGAAGAACAAGTCTATCAAAGACCGCATTGTTCCAATCATCGCCGATGAAGCCCGTACTTTCGGTATGGAAGGTCTGTTCCGTCAGATTGGTATTTACAGCCCGAATGGTCAGCAGTACACCCCGCAAGACCGTGAGCAGGTTGCTTACTACAAAGAAGACGAAAAAGGCCAGATCCTGCAAGAAGGGATCAACGAACTGGGTGCGGCTTCTTCATGGCTGGCTGCTGCGACTTCATACAGCACCAATGATTTGCCAATGATCCCGTTCTACATCTACTACTCCATGTTCGGTTTCCAACGTATCGGCGACCTGTGCTGGGCTGCGGGTGACCAACAAGCACGTGGCTTCTTAGTGGGCGGGACTTCAGGTCGTACAACGCTGAACGGCGAAGGTCTGCAACATGAAGATGGTCACAGCCATATTCAGTCACTGACTATCCCGAACTGTATTTCTTACGATCCAGCTTATGCTTATGAAGTGGCAGTCATCATGCATGACGGTTTGGAGCGTATGTACGGCGACGCGCAGGAAAACGTTTATTATTACCTGACCACGCTGAACGAAAACTATCACATGCCAGCGATGCCGCAGGGCGCAGAAGAAGGTATCCGTAAAGGTATCTACAAACTGGAAACTGTTGCAGGTAGCAAAGGCAAAGTTCAGTTGATGAGCTCAGGCGCTATTTTGCGTCATGTCCGTGAAGCGGCTCAGATTTTGGCTAATGACTACGGTGTGGGCTCTGATGTGTACAGCGTAACTTCATTCACTGAACTGGCCCGTGACGGTCAGGATTGTGAGCGTTGGAACATGCTGCACCCAACAGAAACTCCGCGCGTACCTTATGTTGCTCAGGTCATGAACGACGCACCAGCGGTTGCTTCTACTGACTACATGAAGTTGTTCGCTGAACAGATTCGTAACTTCATTCCTGCCAGCGAGTTCCGCGTTCTGGGTACAGATGGCTTTGGCCGTTCTGACAGCCGTGAGAACCTGCGTCATCACTTCGAAGTTGATTCTTCTTACGTTGTGGTTGCAGCTCTGGGTGAATTGGCTAAACGCGGTGATATCGATACCAGCGTAGTTGCACAAGCAATTACTAAGTTTGGTATCGACGCCGATAAAGTTAACCCGCGTCTGGCATAA
- a CDS encoding TonB-dependent siderophore receptor, producing the protein MKVKSQRRSLTTLASVIGICISTPLWAQTQDTTQAGSDTGVTQQQETTAADNKAATGDTLVVTAQQQVRQALGASTITAEDIRKRPPANDLSEIIRTMPGVNLSGNSASGQRGNNRQIDIRGMGPENTLIMIDGIPVSSRNAVRYGWRGERDTRGDTNWVPANMVEKIEVLRGPAAARYGNGAAGGVVNIITKQPDKELHGSWNAYMNLPQHSEEGATRRTDFSLLGPLSDTVSFRLYGGYNKTDADDWDINQGHESARTGNQAGTLPAGREGVRNKDINGLLRWEFMQGQSLEFEAGYSRQGNIYAGDTQNTNSNVIVRSLYGAETNVMYRDNFSLTHRGFWDNGVSATSYVQYENTRNSRINEGLAGGTEGIFSNNKFSTIKLDNYLAHSEVNLPFEFGVNQVLTVGAEWNDQKMNDPTSNTQTTTEGGNVSGLTGAGRNTRTSAQIASVFVEDNIELTDTTMLTPALRFDHHSTAGSNWSPGLNLSQELGDYFTMKMGIARAYKAPNLYQTNPNYLLYSRGQGCYGGGGSCYLMGNDSLSAETSVNKEIGFEFHDDGIIAGITYFRNDYRNKIEPGLVSLGKANGGTGAYADSDIFKWGNIPKALVEGLEGNLTVPFTDTVQWSSNLTYMLESKNKTTGDYLSITPEFTLNSSLSWQATDDLSLLSTVTWYGRQKPKKYDYQGLPVTGTARNEVSPYAIFGLSASYTVTKNVSVTTGIENLFDKRQFREGNAQNVANIAGAGAATYNEPGRTYFVSLNTQF; encoded by the coding sequence ATGAAAGTAAAATCGCAGCGGCGCTCTCTGACGACCTTAGCGAGCGTGATTGGTATCTGTATTTCGACTCCGCTTTGGGCGCAGACACAAGATACCACTCAGGCAGGGTCTGATACAGGCGTAACACAACAGCAAGAAACAACGGCCGCCGACAACAAAGCGGCCACCGGTGATACATTAGTCGTAACGGCTCAGCAGCAAGTCCGCCAGGCACTTGGCGCATCGACTATCACGGCGGAAGATATTCGCAAACGTCCTCCGGCTAATGACCTGTCCGAAATTATCCGCACCATGCCGGGTGTTAACCTTTCCGGTAACTCAGCCAGCGGCCAGCGCGGCAATAACCGCCAGATTGATATTCGCGGCATGGGGCCTGAAAACACGCTGATTATGATTGATGGCATCCCTGTTTCGAGCCGTAATGCCGTGCGTTATGGCTGGCGTGGTGAGCGCGATACCCGTGGTGATACCAACTGGGTACCGGCGAATATGGTTGAGAAAATCGAAGTATTACGCGGGCCTGCTGCCGCGCGTTATGGTAATGGTGCCGCAGGTGGCGTGGTGAATATCATCACTAAACAGCCGGACAAAGAGCTGCATGGTAGCTGGAATGCCTATATGAACCTGCCGCAGCACAGTGAAGAAGGGGCGACGCGTCGTACCGATTTCAGTCTGTTGGGGCCATTAAGTGATACGGTCAGTTTCCGCTTATACGGCGGGTACAATAAAACTGATGCTGATGATTGGGATATTAACCAAGGCCATGAATCAGCTCGAACCGGCAATCAGGCGGGCACCTTACCCGCCGGTCGTGAAGGGGTTCGTAATAAAGATATCAATGGTTTATTGCGTTGGGAGTTCATGCAAGGCCAATCCCTGGAGTTTGAGGCGGGTTATAGTCGTCAGGGGAATATTTATGCCGGTGATACACAAAACACCAATAGCAATGTCATTGTTCGCAGCTTATACGGTGCGGAAACCAATGTGATGTATCGCGATAATTTCTCATTAACTCATCGTGGTTTTTGGGATAACGGCGTCAGCGCCACTTCCTATGTTCAGTATGAAAATACGCGTAACTCACGTATTAATGAGGGCCTGGCAGGCGGTACCGAGGGTATTTTCTCTAATAACAAATTCAGCACTATCAAGCTGGATAACTATTTGGCCCATTCCGAGGTTAATCTGCCGTTTGAATTTGGCGTTAATCAGGTGCTGACTGTTGGCGCTGAATGGAATGACCAGAAAATGAATGACCCGACCTCTAATACCCAAACGACAACTGAAGGCGGCAATGTCAGTGGTTTGACGGGAGCTGGTCGAAATACTCGGACTTCAGCGCAGATAGCTTCAGTGTTTGTGGAAGATAATATCGAGTTGACAGATACCACGATGCTCACCCCAGCGCTGCGCTTTGATCACCACAGCACCGCCGGAAGCAACTGGAGCCCGGGGTTAAACCTGTCACAGGAATTGGGCGATTACTTCACCATGAAAATGGGGATTGCCCGCGCCTATAAAGCGCCAAATCTCTATCAAACCAACCCAAACTACTTGCTATATAGCCGTGGTCAGGGCTGCTACGGTGGCGGTGGAAGCTGTTACTTGATGGGGAATGACTCTTTGTCAGCTGAAACCAGCGTCAACAAAGAGATCGGTTTCGAATTCCATGATGATGGCATTATTGCTGGTATCACTTATTTCCGTAATGATTACCGCAATAAGATTGAGCCGGGCCTGGTCTCCCTTGGAAAAGCTAATGGCGGCACCGGAGCTTATGCTGATTCCGATATCTTCAAATGGGGAAACATACCGAAAGCTTTGGTCGAGGGGTTAGAAGGTAACCTGACCGTGCCATTCACTGACACGGTGCAATGGAGCAGCAATCTGACCTACATGCTGGAGTCTAAGAACAAAACTACCGGTGATTACTTATCCATCACACCAGAGTTTACTCTGAACAGCTCGCTAAGCTGGCAGGCCACGGATGATTTGTCCTTACTGTCTACCGTGACTTGGTATGGGCGTCAGAAACCGAAGAAATATGACTATCAGGGGCTGCCAGTGACGGGGACAGCACGCAATGAAGTGAGTCCATACGCCATCTTTGGCCTCAGTGCGAGCTACACCGTGACAAAAAATGTCAGTGTGACCACTGGGATTGAAAACTTATTTGATAAGCGCCAGTTCCGTGAGGGTAATGCCCAAAACGTGGCCAATATCGCCGGTGCTGGGGCGGCGACTTACAATGAACCTGGTCGGACATATTTTGTTAGCTTAAACACCCAATTCTAA
- a CDS encoding helix-turn-helix domain-containing protein, whose protein sequence is MSAMKKNKLRNVSPSSKPIYRDQIVQQSNLVASDYQLSGAKLSSTDPVLYGDFQVLRLNPHLILHTANVTNLSDIKTQNQLNPALKLAIVVSGSAHISFGGKQLHLQEKGDASLVSLTESTLFTRHGKNNSHERTLTLTFDREWLYGDLLPQTGSWDTLYNFTQQHLAIHLWRPSVHAQAIAQKIASAPPFSTPLERLHWETQCIGLIIEAFSSLEQQALQQNKISLRGMNRVQQVRDWLESGEADHLSMSELARLVNMSQSTLQRRFRESYNITVFEYLRHCRLKRAMLALQKEGISIDQAAAIAGYTSPANFATALRRIFNISPSQLRTGQFF, encoded by the coding sequence ATGTCGGCGATGAAGAAAAACAAATTGCGCAATGTTTCCCCCTCATCCAAACCGATTTATCGCGACCAAATTGTGCAACAGTCAAATCTGGTGGCCAGTGACTATCAGTTGAGCGGCGCTAAATTGTCGTCCACCGACCCAGTATTGTATGGTGATTTTCAGGTATTGCGCTTAAACCCACACCTGATCCTGCATACCGCCAATGTGACCAACCTTTCCGATATCAAGACGCAGAATCAGCTCAATCCGGCTTTGAAGCTGGCGATTGTGGTGAGTGGCAGCGCACATATTTCATTTGGGGGCAAGCAACTGCATTTGCAGGAAAAAGGCGATGCCTCGCTGGTCTCATTAACAGAAAGCACCCTTTTCACTCGCCACGGTAAGAATAATAGCCATGAGCGCACTCTGACACTCACCTTTGACCGTGAATGGTTGTATGGCGATTTACTGCCGCAAACGGGTTCCTGGGATACTCTTTACAACTTTACTCAGCAGCATCTGGCGATTCATTTATGGCGGCCATCTGTTCACGCACAAGCCATTGCGCAGAAAATCGCAAGCGCCCCTCCCTTTTCGACCCCGCTGGAGCGCCTGCATTGGGAAACACAATGTATTGGCCTGATTATTGAAGCATTCAGTTCACTGGAACAGCAGGCGCTACAGCAAAATAAAATCTCATTACGTGGTATGAACCGGGTTCAGCAGGTCCGTGATTGGCTGGAAAGTGGTGAAGCAGACCATCTATCAATGAGTGAACTGGCCCGTTTGGTGAATATGAGCCAAAGCACTTTGCAGCGACGTTTTCGTGAAAGCTACAACATCACAGTATTTGAATATTTGCGCCATTGCCGTTTAAAACGCGCCATGTTAGCCCTTCAGAAAGAAGGTATCAGTATTGATCAAGCAGCGGCTATTGCGGGTTATACTAGTCCGGCCAATTTCGCCACGGCATTACGTCGAATATTTAATATTTCCCCAAGCCAATTAAGAACCGGACAATTTTTTTAA
- the lpdA gene encoding dihydrolipoyl dehydrogenase codes for MSTEIKTQVVVLGAGPAGYSAAFRCADLGLETILVERYSTLGGVCLNVGCIPSKALLHVAKVIEEAKALAEHGIVFGEPKTDIDKVRVWKEKVINQLTGGLAGMAKGRKVKVVNGFGKFTGANTLVVEGENGPTTINFDNAIIAAGSRPIQLPFIPHEDPRVWDSTDALALKTVPERLLVMGGGIIGLEMGTVYHALGSKIDVVEMADQVIPAADKDVVKVFTKRISKQFNLMLETKVTAVEAKEDGIYVTMEGKKAPAEPQRYDAVLVAIGRVPNGKLLDAGQAGVEVDERGFIHVDKQLRTNVPHIFAIGDIVGQPMLAHKGVHEGHVAAEVISGMKHYFDPKVIPSIAYTEPEVAWVGLTEKEAKEKGISYETSTFPWAASGRAIASDCADGMTKLIFDKETHRIIGGAIVGTNGGELLGEIGLAIEMGCDAEDIALTIHAHPTLHESVGLAAEIYEGSITDLPNPKAKKK; via the coding sequence ATGAGTACTGAAATTAAAACTCAGGTCGTGGTACTTGGGGCAGGCCCAGCAGGGTACTCTGCTGCTTTTCGTTGCGCGGATTTAGGTTTAGAAACCATTCTGGTTGAGCGCTATTCCACTCTGGGTGGGGTTTGCCTGAATGTCGGTTGTATCCCTTCCAAGGCGTTGTTGCACGTCGCTAAAGTTATCGAAGAAGCTAAAGCATTAGCTGAACACGGTATCGTTTTTGGCGAGCCTAAAACTGACATTGATAAAGTACGTGTCTGGAAAGAGAAAGTTATCAATCAGTTAACCGGTGGTTTGGCAGGTATGGCTAAAGGCCGTAAAGTCAAAGTGGTTAACGGTTTTGGTAAGTTCACTGGCGCGAACACCCTGGTTGTTGAGGGTGAAAATGGCCCGACAACTATTAATTTCGATAACGCGATCATTGCTGCGGGTTCTCGTCCAATCCAACTACCATTTATTCCGCATGAAGACCCACGTGTTTGGGACTCAACTGATGCATTGGCACTGAAAACTGTCCCAGAGCGTCTGCTGGTGATGGGCGGTGGTATCATCGGTCTGGAAATGGGGACTGTTTACCATGCGCTGGGTTCGAAGATTGATGTGGTCGAAATGGCTGATCAGGTGATTCCGGCGGCTGATAAAGACGTAGTAAAAGTCTTTACCAAACGTATTAGTAAGCAATTCAACCTGATGCTGGAAACCAAAGTGACAGCAGTAGAAGCCAAAGAAGACGGCATCTATGTCACCATGGAAGGCAAAAAAGCTCCTGCAGAACCGCAGCGTTATGATGCTGTTCTGGTTGCTATCGGCCGTGTGCCGAATGGTAAGTTGCTGGATGCAGGTCAGGCCGGTGTTGAAGTTGACGAACGTGGCTTTATCCACGTTGATAAACAACTGCGTACTAACGTGCCGCATATCTTTGCAATCGGCGACATCGTGGGTCAGCCAATGCTGGCGCATAAAGGTGTTCACGAAGGCCATGTTGCTGCTGAAGTTATCTCTGGCATGAAACATTACTTCGATCCGAAAGTGATTCCATCCATTGCGTACACTGAACCAGAAGTTGCATGGGTAGGTCTGACCGAAAAAGAAGCGAAAGAAAAAGGCATCAGCTACGAAACCTCCACCTTCCCGTGGGCGGCATCGGGTCGTGCTATCGCTTCTGATTGTGCAGATGGTATGACCAAACTTATTTTCGACAAAGAAACTCACCGTATCATCGGTGGCGCAATTGTCGGGACTAATGGCGGCGAATTGTTAGGTGAAATCGGTCTGGCAATCGAGATGGGCTGTGATGCTGAAGATATCGCATTGACCATCCATGCTCACCCGACGCTGCATGAATCTGTCGGTCTGGCAGCAGAAATCTACGAAGGTAGCATTACTGACTTGCCGAACCCGAAAGCGAAAAAGAAATAA